In Archangium violaceum, the following are encoded in one genomic region:
- a CDS encoding endonuclease/exonuclease/phosphatase family protein, translated as MSSRSRLSLLLLASLTAACGGSPEEHTSDSELATREDAVTIPARGTATTLDFGNWNVEWFGSTSNGPTNESLQLTNARDVIQGADLDIWGLEEVVSTTSFSNLKSQLTGYAGLLASDSTVTNGSSYYSSSEQKVGILYKTSVASVLSARVILTSYDTDFAGRPPLEVKMRVNLNGRTGDIVVIVLHAKAYDDTTSWQRRYNASQALKSYLDSTYPTTKVIVFGDWNDDVDTSITSGKASPYQNFVSDSADYTFPTKALSDAKIATTASYPDAIDHQLVTNELKATYVSGSVQAYRVDSYISNYSNTTSDHFPVLSRYTW; from the coding sequence ATGTCTTCCCGTTCGCGTCTGTCCCTGCTGCTGCTGGCCTCCCTCACCGCCGCGTGCGGTGGCTCCCCCGAGGAGCACACCTCCGACTCCGAGCTCGCCACCCGCGAGGACGCCGTCACCATCCCCGCCCGGGGCACCGCCACCACGCTCGACTTCGGCAACTGGAACGTCGAGTGGTTCGGCTCCACCTCCAATGGCCCCACCAACGAGTCGCTTCAGCTGACCAACGCGCGCGATGTCATCCAGGGCGCCGACCTGGACATCTGGGGCCTGGAGGAGGTGGTGAGCACCACCAGCTTCAGCAACCTCAAGTCGCAGCTGACTGGCTACGCGGGCCTGCTCGCCAGTGACTCCACCGTGACGAACGGCAGCTCCTACTACAGCTCCAGCGAGCAGAAGGTGGGCATCCTCTACAAGACGAGCGTCGCCTCGGTGCTGAGCGCCCGCGTCATCCTCACCTCCTATGACACCGACTTCGCCGGCCGACCCCCGCTCGAGGTGAAGATGCGGGTGAACCTCAACGGCCGCACCGGGGACATCGTCGTCATCGTCCTGCACGCCAAGGCCTACGACGACACGACGAGCTGGCAGCGCCGCTACAACGCCTCGCAGGCCCTCAAGTCCTACCTGGACAGCACCTACCCCACCACCAAGGTGATCGTGTTCGGCGACTGGAACGACGACGTGGACACCTCCATCACCTCCGGCAAGGCGTCCCCGTACCAGAACTTCGTGAGCGACTCGGCCGACTACACCTTCCCCACCAAGGCCCTGTCCGACGCGAAAATCGCCACCACCGCCAGCTACCCGGATGCCATCGACCACCAGCTCGTCACCAACGAGCTGAAGGCCACCTACGTCTCGGGCTCGGTGCAGGCCTACCGGGTGGACTCGTACATCTCCAACTACAGCAACACCACGAGCGACCACTTCCCCGTGCTCTCCCGCTACACCTGGTGA
- a CDS encoding ABC transporter permease has product MRQRLLARASLRHLGSHPWLTALSLLGIALGVAVVVSIDLANASAMRAFERSTDTVAGRATHQLVGGPSGLPESVYRDVRLLPGAPVSAPVVEGYVRATSGDRRPLSVLGVDPFAEAPFRSFVPRSGGSVDLGAFLTEPGTALLTRRTAEALGVGAGDTLEVGMEGVTRRLRVTAILDPEDEGSARAMESLVLTDISTAQEVLGQVGRLSRIDLQLPVGEAGEAQLARLHPLLPEGAEVLRPRARGNAVEQMTRAFRTNLTALSLLALVVGTFLIYNTMTFSVVQRREQLGRLRAVGITRRELFALVLVEATALGLVGTVAGLLLGIILGRGLVELVTRTLNDLYLVVSVRGLSLESSTLAKGVLLGLGATLAAALLPAWEAARSAPAVTLRRSTLEDVARRRAPRLALLGLLVLALGVGLLALPTPELLPAYGGLFSVLLGAALLVPWLTTLLAGAAAGPLGRPFGLLGRMAARGVTSSLSRTAVALAALMVAVATTVGVGLMVASFRGTVAEWLESSLQADVFISPPALVTRRGGATFAPGLAEHLRATPGVAGSTTIRTVQVRVNGMPTDLRSVDFGTVTVRPYRFKQGDPERVWKELEAPDTLLVSEPFAFHRRLGVNDSVELSTDKGPRRFRIVGVYFDYGSDAGTLLMPRATYLRHFDDPRVSGVALYAAPGQDVDALVTRVRERAGDVQALDIRSNRALRETSLEVFDRTFTITHVLRLLAVGVAFVGVLSALMALQLERARELAVLRATGLTPRQLWGLVSLQTGLLGLLAGLFSLPLGVALAYVLVHVINQRSFGWTLRLLVVPGVLAQALVLALLAAALAGLYPSWKMSRANPANALREE; this is encoded by the coding sequence GTGAGACAGCGCCTCCTGGCCCGCGCCAGCCTGCGCCACCTGGGCAGCCACCCGTGGCTCACCGCCCTGTCCCTGCTGGGCATCGCGCTCGGCGTGGCGGTGGTGGTGTCCATCGACCTGGCCAACGCGAGCGCCATGCGCGCCTTCGAGCGCTCCACCGACACCGTGGCCGGCCGTGCCACGCATCAGCTCGTCGGCGGGCCCTCGGGGCTGCCGGAGTCGGTGTACCGGGACGTGCGCCTCCTGCCCGGCGCGCCCGTGTCCGCTCCCGTGGTGGAGGGCTACGTGCGCGCGACGAGCGGCGACAGGCGCCCCCTCAGCGTCCTCGGCGTGGACCCGTTCGCCGAGGCCCCCTTCCGCTCCTTCGTGCCCAGGAGCGGCGGCTCCGTGGACCTGGGTGCCTTCCTCACCGAGCCCGGCACCGCCCTCCTCACGCGGCGCACGGCCGAGGCGCTGGGCGTCGGCGCCGGAGACACCCTGGAGGTGGGCATGGAGGGCGTGACGCGGCGGCTGCGCGTGACGGCCATCCTGGACCCCGAGGACGAGGGCAGTGCGCGCGCCATGGAGAGCCTCGTGCTCACCGACATCTCCACCGCGCAGGAGGTGCTCGGACAGGTGGGGCGCCTCTCGCGCATCGACCTCCAGCTGCCGGTGGGCGAGGCCGGAGAAGCGCAGCTGGCGCGCCTGCACCCGCTGCTGCCCGAGGGCGCCGAGGTGCTACGGCCCCGCGCGCGCGGCAACGCGGTGGAGCAGATGACACGGGCGTTCCGCACCAACCTCACCGCGCTGTCGCTGCTGGCGCTCGTGGTGGGCACGTTCCTCATCTACAACACGATGACCTTCTCGGTGGTGCAGCGGCGCGAGCAGCTCGGGCGGCTGCGCGCGGTGGGCATCACCCGGCGCGAGCTGTTCGCCCTCGTGCTCGTCGAGGCCACGGCGCTGGGCCTGGTGGGCACGGTGGCCGGGCTGCTGCTGGGCATCATCCTGGGCCGGGGGCTGGTGGAGCTCGTCACCCGGACGCTCAACGACCTGTACCTCGTGGTGAGCGTGCGGGGCCTCTCGCTGGAGTCGTCCACGCTGGCCAAGGGCGTGCTGCTCGGCCTGGGCGCGACACTGGCCGCCGCGCTGCTGCCCGCGTGGGAGGCGGCGCGCTCGGCCCCCGCGGTGACGCTGCGCCGCTCCACGCTGGAGGACGTGGCCCGGCGGAGGGCTCCGCGTCTGGCCCTGCTGGGACTGCTCGTGCTCGCGCTGGGCGTGGGGCTGCTGGCCCTGCCCACCCCCGAGCTGCTGCCGGCCTACGGTGGCCTCTTCTCGGTGCTGCTGGGCGCGGCGCTGCTGGTGCCCTGGTTGACGACGCTGCTCGCGGGCGCGGCGGCCGGTCCGTTGGGGCGCCCCTTCGGGCTGCTGGGGCGCATGGCCGCGCGCGGGGTGACGTCGAGCCTCAGCCGCACCGCCGTGGCCCTGGCCGCGCTCATGGTGGCGGTGGCCACCACGGTGGGCGTGGGCCTCATGGTGGCCAGCTTCCGCGGCACGGTGGCCGAGTGGCTGGAGTCCTCGCTGCAAGCCGATGTCTTCATCTCCCCGCCCGCGCTCGTCACCCGGCGTGGCGGAGCCACCTTCGCCCCGGGCCTCGCCGAGCACCTGCGCGCCACCCCCGGCGTGGCCGGCAGCACCACCATCCGCACCGTGCAGGTGCGCGTCAATGGCATGCCCACGGACCTGCGCTCCGTGGACTTCGGCACCGTCACCGTGCGGCCCTACCGCTTCAAGCAGGGAGACCCGGAGCGCGTATGGAAGGAGTTGGAGGCGCCGGACACCCTCCTCGTCTCCGAGCCCTTCGCCTTCCACCGCCGCCTGGGCGTGAACGACTCGGTGGAGCTGTCCACCGACAAGGGCCCGCGCCGCTTCCGCATCGTCGGCGTGTACTTCGACTACGGCTCGGACGCGGGCACGCTGTTGATGCCGCGCGCCACGTACCTGCGCCACTTCGATGACCCGAGGGTGAGCGGCGTGGCCCTCTACGCCGCGCCCGGACAGGACGTGGACGCGCTGGTGACCCGGGTGCGCGAGCGCGCCGGCGACGTGCAGGCGCTCGACATCCGCTCCAACCGCGCGCTGCGGGAAACCTCCCTGGAGGTGTTCGACCGCACCTTCACCATCACCCACGTGCTGCGGCTGCTCGCCGTGGGCGTGGCCTTCGTCGGCGTGCTCAGCGCGCTCATGGCGTTGCAGCTCGAGCGCGCGCGCGAGCTGGCCGTGCTGCGCGCCACTGGCCTCACGCCGCGCCAGCTCTGGGGGCTCGTGTCCCTCCAGACGGGGCTGCTGGGCCTGCTCGCGGGGCTCTTCTCGCTGCCGCTCGGCGTGGCGCTCGCGTACGTGCTCGTCCACGTCATCAACCAGCGCTCCTTCGGGTGGACGCTGCGACTGCTGGTGGTGCCGGGCGTGCTCGCGCAGGCGCTGGTTCTGGCCCTGCTGGCCGCGGCGCTCGCGGGCCTCTACCCGTCCTGGAAGATGTCGCGCGCCAACCCCGCGAACGCGCTGAGGGAGGAGTGA
- a CDS encoding DUF3467 domain-containing protein: MSDTPKPPEPLPIQIDDDVANGRYVNMALVNHTETEFTLDFIHVQPHPVRAKVLSRVILNPKHVKRLLKVLQDGVANYESRYGTIVITDDGRPMH; this comes from the coding sequence ATGTCGGATACACCCAAGCCTCCCGAGCCCTTGCCGATTCAGATAGATGACGATGTGGCCAATGGTCGGTACGTGAACATGGCCCTCGTCAACCACACGGAGACGGAGTTCACCCTGGACTTCATCCACGTCCAGCCGCATCCGGTCCGCGCGAAGGTGCTCTCGCGCGTCATCCTCAATCCCAAGCACGTCAAGCGCCTGTTGAAGGTGCTGCAGGACGGCGTCGCCAACTACGAGTCGCGCTACGGCACCATCGTCATCACCGACGACGGCCGTCCCATGCACTGA
- the hemF gene encoding oxygen-dependent coproporphyrinogen oxidase, with amino-acid sequence MTVDVEKLKQGMVEFIHALQDDICGALERLDGKARFREDPWQRPGGGGGRSRVLEDGAVLEKGGVSTSVVFGELEEAFAKRLQGEGRTFWAAGISLVLHPRNPYVPTVHANYRFLHQGGKAWFGGGADLTPYYLHEEDAVHFHRVHKEACDRHDPAYYPRFKEACDKYFYLRHREETRGVGGIFFENMGGDLEREFAFVKDAGRAFLPAYLPIAERRKDTPYTEAQRFWQEVRRGRYVEFNLVWDRGTTFGLETNGRTESILMSLPPQVRWRYDHHPAPGSEEAKLVEVLRKPRDWAGAR; translated from the coding sequence ATGACGGTGGATGTGGAGAAGTTGAAGCAGGGGATGGTGGAGTTCATCCACGCGTTGCAGGACGACATCTGCGGCGCGCTGGAGCGGCTGGATGGGAAGGCCCGGTTCCGCGAGGACCCCTGGCAGCGGCCGGGTGGCGGGGGTGGGCGCAGCCGCGTGCTGGAGGATGGGGCCGTGCTGGAGAAGGGCGGCGTGAGCACCTCGGTGGTGTTCGGCGAGCTGGAGGAGGCCTTCGCCAAGAGGTTGCAGGGGGAGGGCCGCACCTTCTGGGCCGCGGGCATCTCGCTCGTGCTGCACCCGCGCAACCCGTATGTGCCCACCGTGCACGCCAACTACCGCTTCCTCCACCAGGGCGGAAAGGCCTGGTTCGGCGGCGGCGCGGACCTGACGCCCTACTACCTCCACGAGGAGGACGCGGTGCACTTCCACCGGGTCCACAAGGAGGCGTGTGACAGGCACGACCCGGCGTACTACCCGCGCTTCAAGGAGGCGTGCGACAAGTACTTCTACCTGCGCCACCGCGAGGAGACGCGCGGGGTGGGCGGCATCTTCTTCGAGAACATGGGCGGAGACCTGGAGCGCGAGTTCGCCTTCGTGAAGGACGCGGGCCGGGCGTTCCTCCCCGCGTACCTGCCCATCGCCGAGCGGCGCAAGGACACGCCCTACACGGAGGCGCAGCGCTTCTGGCAGGAGGTGCGGCGCGGGCGCTACGTGGAGTTCAACCTCGTGTGGGACCGGGGCACCACCTTCGGCCTGGAGACGAACGGGCGCACCGAGTCCATCCTCATGTCGCTGCCCCCGCAGGTGCGTTGGCGCTACGACCACCACCCGGCTCCCGGCTCCGAGGAGGCGAAGCTGGTGGAGGTGCTGCGCAAACCCCGCGACTGGGCGGGCGCTCGCTGA
- a CDS encoding lipocalin-like domain-containing protein → MRGRGLVIGVAVVLAGLAAGAVWVTRDVAPAPSARPTLKVAEALGGGEGGETGYTRALEPREFHFPEDHGPHPGFRTEWWYWTGNLSTADGHDFGYQLTLFRSALAPGDAPRESAWGTRHVYMGHLALSDIGSGRFHATERFTRDALGLAGARTEPFRVWLEDWSAEALADGALPMKLTAQGDGVSLSLVLEAGKPPVLQGDRGLARKGAAPGNASYYYSLTRMPSRGQVTVDGRVHEVTGQSWMDREWSTRPLGENQVGWDWFALQLSDGGELMYYQLRQKDGSVDPFSAGMLIPARGEPVRISRDDVRLEVSDTWKSPRGGTVYPARWRLSIPSQRLELNITPALADQELPVSVRYWEGSVRLSGTHEGQPLQGRGYVELTGYGDTPARER, encoded by the coding sequence ATGCGCGGACGCGGACTCGTCATCGGCGTGGCGGTGGTACTCGCGGGGCTCGCGGCGGGAGCGGTCTGGGTGACGCGGGATGTGGCCCCGGCCCCCAGTGCCCGACCGACGCTGAAGGTGGCGGAGGCGCTCGGCGGTGGAGAGGGCGGCGAGACGGGCTACACCCGGGCCCTCGAGCCCCGGGAGTTCCACTTCCCCGAGGACCACGGCCCGCACCCCGGCTTCCGCACCGAGTGGTGGTACTGGACGGGCAACCTCTCCACGGCGGACGGGCATGACTTCGGCTATCAGCTCACCCTCTTCCGCAGCGCGCTGGCCCCCGGGGACGCGCCGCGCGAGTCCGCGTGGGGCACGCGGCACGTCTACATGGGACACCTGGCGCTCTCGGACATCGGCAGCGGGCGCTTCCACGCCACCGAGCGCTTCACCCGCGACGCGTTGGGACTCGCGGGCGCGCGCACCGAGCCCTTCCGCGTGTGGTTGGAGGACTGGAGCGCCGAGGCCCTGGCCGACGGGGCCCTGCCCATGAAGCTCACCGCCCAGGGAGACGGGGTGTCGCTGTCCCTCGTGCTGGAGGCGGGAAAGCCCCCGGTGCTCCAGGGTGACCGGGGCCTCGCCCGGAAGGGCGCCGCGCCGGGCAACGCCTCCTATTACTACTCGCTCACCCGGATGCCCTCGCGCGGACAGGTGACGGTGGACGGCCGCGTCCACGAGGTGACGGGCCAGAGCTGGATGGACCGCGAGTGGAGCACCCGCCCGCTCGGCGAGAACCAGGTGGGCTGGGACTGGTTCGCGCTCCAGCTCTCGGACGGTGGCGAGCTCATGTACTACCAGCTCCGTCAGAAGGACGGCTCGGTGGACCCCTTCAGCGCGGGCATGCTCATCCCCGCCCGGGGCGAGCCCGTGCGCATCTCCCGCGACGACGTGCGGCTGGAAGTGTCGGACACCTGGAAGAGCCCCCGCGGCGGCACCGTGTACCCGGCCCGCTGGCGTCTCTCCATTCCCTCCCAACGTCTGGAATTGAACATCACCCCCGCCCTGGCCGACCAGGAGCTGCCGGTGAGTGTTCGCTATTGGGAGGGCTCCGTCCGCCTCTCGGGCACGCACGAGGGCCAGCCCCTCCAGGGGCGCGGCTACGTGGAGCTGACGGGTTACGGAGACACTCCAGCGCGAGAGCGTTGA
- a CDS encoding sensor histidine kinase, translating into MKLTEDIKPVTYMKTRAAELLREEDRSRIFERFERAISASEASGLGLGLYIAREIAQAHGGDISVESRLGEGSTFTVSLPLAA; encoded by the coding sequence ATGAAGCTGACCGAGGACATCAAGCCGGTGACCTATATGAAGACCCGCGCCGCGGAGTTGCTGCGCGAGGAGGACCGCTCGCGCATCTTCGAGCGCTTCGAGCGGGCCATCAGCGCCAGCGAGGCCAGTGGACTGGGGTTGGGGCTCTACATCGCCAGGGAGATCGCCCAGGCGCATGGCGGAGACATCTCGGTGGAGAGCCGGCTGGGAGAGGGCTCCACCTTCACCGTGTCCCTGCCGCTGGCCGCGTAG
- a CDS encoding ABC transporter ATP-binding protein: MPPAQPVVELHDVSKSYAEGDAVREVLSSVRLTLHAGEFVVLLGRSGSGKSTLLNLISGIDLPSRGTVRIDGRELVTLSEHQRTLLRRDRIGFIFQAFNLLPTLTVEENILLPLELTGREGPESRVRVRELLDTVGLGNRASSFPDRLSGGEQQRVAVARALAHAPPLLLADEPTGNLDEQTGRKVLDLLEGLTRREHACALIVTHDPGLVSRADRVLQLEAGQLVEREARA, translated from the coding sequence ATGCCCCCCGCCCAGCCCGTTGTCGAGCTCCACGACGTCTCCAAGTCCTACGCCGAGGGCGACGCCGTCCGCGAGGTGCTCTCCAGCGTCCGCCTCACCCTGCACGCGGGCGAGTTCGTCGTGCTGCTCGGCCGCAGCGGCTCGGGGAAATCCACGCTGCTCAACCTCATCAGCGGCATCGATCTGCCCTCGCGAGGCACGGTGCGCATCGACGGCCGCGAGCTCGTCACCTTGAGCGAGCACCAGCGCACCCTGCTGCGCCGCGACCGCATCGGCTTCATCTTCCAGGCCTTCAACCTGCTGCCCACCCTCACGGTGGAGGAGAACATCCTCCTCCCCCTGGAGCTCACCGGGCGCGAGGGCCCCGAGTCGCGCGTGCGCGTGCGCGAGCTGCTCGACACGGTGGGCCTGGGCAACCGCGCCAGCAGCTTCCCCGACCGGCTCTCCGGCGGTGAGCAGCAGCGGGTGGCCGTGGCCCGCGCGCTCGCCCACGCCCCGCCCCTCCTGCTGGCCGACGAGCCCACCGGCAACCTCGACGAGCAGACGGGGCGCAAGGTGTTGGACCTCCTGGAGGGCCTCACGCGCCGGGAGCACGCCTGCGCGCTCATCGTCACCCATGACCCGGGCCTCGTCTCGCGCGCGGACCGCGTGCTGCAACTCGAGGCGGGCCAGCTCGTCGAGCGGGAGGCCCGCGCGTGA
- a CDS encoding alpha/beta hydrolase, translating into MDPEKTAPFELGRGEDACLLLHGFTGSPWEVRPLGEALAARGLYVRAIQLPGHGTTPEALLNVGHRDWERAAAEALLSLRDYRRVFVAGLSMGALLSLMLAADYPERVHGLALIAPALRFKGPKMWLLKRLRHTGLLERVKPWVQKTGMDLSDLAVLAEAPILPAFPSARLRDLWTLQDVAREALPRVRCPALVAVAEQDHVVDPECGRFLARGLTASPQVRHISLKDGFHIVPRDRGGPLLASEVGTFFDRLRLSVSPTRPAAGTR; encoded by the coding sequence ATGGACCCGGAGAAGACGGCGCCGTTCGAGCTGGGGCGGGGAGAGGATGCCTGCCTCCTGCTGCATGGCTTCACCGGAAGCCCCTGGGAGGTGCGTCCGCTGGGCGAGGCGCTGGCGGCACGAGGCCTGTACGTGCGCGCCATCCAGCTGCCCGGCCATGGCACCACCCCCGAGGCCCTGCTGAACGTGGGACACCGGGACTGGGAGCGCGCCGCGGCCGAGGCCCTGCTGTCGCTGCGCGACTACCGGCGGGTCTTCGTGGCGGGGCTGTCCATGGGGGCCCTGCTGTCGCTGATGCTCGCGGCGGACTACCCGGAGCGCGTGCACGGGCTGGCGCTCATCGCCCCGGCGCTGCGCTTCAAGGGACCGAAGATGTGGCTGCTCAAGCGCCTGCGGCACACCGGCCTGCTGGAGCGGGTGAAGCCCTGGGTGCAGAAGACCGGCATGGACCTGTCCGACCTGGCGGTGCTCGCCGAGGCGCCCATCCTCCCGGCCTTCCCCTCGGCGAGGCTGCGGGACCTGTGGACGCTGCAGGACGTGGCGAGGGAGGCCCTGCCCCGGGTGCGTTGTCCCGCGCTGGTGGCGGTGGCCGAGCAGGACCACGTGGTGGACCCCGAGTGCGGCCGGTTCCTGGCGCGAGGCCTCACCGCGTCGCCCCAGGTGCGCCACATCTCGCTGAAGGACGGCTTCCACATCGTCCCGCGCGACAGGGGCGGACCCCTGCTCGCCTCGGAGGTGGGCACCTTCTTCGACCGGTTGCGATTATCCGTCAGCCCTACGCGGCCAGCGGCAGGGACACGGTGA